In the Flavobacteriales bacterium genome, TGCCTTAAAGCCCGGCGGCGATACCATTCCCTTGATCAAGATTCCCGAGTGGGATTTTCACTGGCAGTATTTCTACACCTTCGAGAAAATGCAAAAGATCCCGAAAGGCTCGGTGATCCACGTCTACGCCACATTCGACAACACGGAGAACAACCCGGAGAATCCTTTTCATCCGCCCCGCGAGATCGATGCACTGACCAAGACCTCCATGCGCACCACGGATGAGATGTTGCAGTTCATCATGACCTATTTGCCGTATGAGGAAGGAGATGAGGAGATATCCATAGCTCCATAGGAGCTATGGTGATTGGCCGGAGGCCAAGAATACTCCGGCTTCGCCGGAGTATATTCGCAACGCGAGTCAATTCGCGCACCGAGCGAGTTCGTTTACTACGCAACTCAGGTTTGGCAACATTGAAAGAGGTTTTAGGTGTAGGTTTATTGGCCACTTCAGTCCATTCACGCTACCCAAAATATTAAATGGGGTTCAAACCCTTTTGAGATTCACTGGCGTGAAGCGCGAATTCACATTTAACTAGTCAATATTCACTCTAAGGACGATAGTCTACAGGCCTACAGTCCATGGCTTAAGGCCTACGGGCAAAGGCCTCCTTAAGGATTCAGGGAGTGGTCAAATAAAAACAGAGACTTCTTGTAGTCCCTTCCGGGTCAATTTCGGAACGACCGCATCATCAGCTGGGTAACCCACGGGGATGAGTAAGAAAGGCTTTTCGTTTCCGGGTCGATCGAGAATCTCTTGCAGGAAGTTCATGGGTGATGGTGTGTGGGTGAGTGCCACGAGACCGGCGTTGTGTATGGCCGCAAGTAGGAATCCGGCCGCGAGGCCGACACTCTCATTGACGTAGTAATGCAGACCGCGCGATCCGTCTTCGAGGAGCCGGTAGCTCTGCTTAAAGACCGCGATGAGCCAAGGAGCTGTTTCTAAGAACGGCTTGTTCCAGTCGGTGTCGAATTTTTTAAGGTCGTTCAGCCACTCTTCCGACATGCGGCCGTGGTAGCTTTCGTACTCTTCGCGTTCGGCCGCCTCTCGGATCTTCGCTTTGATCCCAGGGTCCTGAATCGCAACGAAGGTCCACGGTTGTTTGTGGGCTCCGCTGGGCGCCGTCGAGGCCGTTTTGATCAAATTTTCGATGACCTCCACAGGAACAGGAGCGTCGGAGAACATGCGCAAAGAACGGCGTTGATCCATGTGCTGAAGGAACGCTTCGGTCCGTAGGACCATATCATCGGGAGAAACGTAGGGGCGGGAATAAGAGGTAAATTTCTTCTGGTCGGACATGGTCGTGTGTTTGTTTGAAAGGTAAATAGAAATGGTCAAAGGCAATGAACCATGGACCATGAAGGTTTGCAATG is a window encoding:
- a CDS encoding nitroreductase family protein encodes the protein MSDQKKFTSYSRPYVSPDDMVLRTEAFLQHMDQRRSLRMFSDAPVPVEVIENLIKTASTAPSGAHKQPWTFVAIQDPGIKAKIREAAEREEYESYHGRMSEEWLNDLKKFDTDWNKPFLETAPWLIAVFKQSYRLLEDGSRGLHYYVNESVGLAAGFLLAAIHNAGLVALTHTPSPMNFLQEILDRPGNEKPFLLIPVGYPADDAVVPKLTRKGLQEVSVFI